The following proteins come from a genomic window of Streptomyces sp. GS7:
- a CDS encoding SDR family NAD(P)-dependent oxidoreductase: MGSLDLTGRVALVTGATSGIGAATATLLAQRGAHVLVAGRDSSRGESVVAAIRGRAGKADFIAADLREAQSVRQLARRAVELGDGRVDILVNNAGVYPFGPTDEATESEVDTVYALNVKAPFHLVAELAPAMAERGSGAIVNVSTMVAAYGAVGMALYGSSKAAVELLTKAWAAEYGPRGVRVNAVRPGPVRTEGTAGMGEDLDALAAQAPAGRPAEPEEIADAVAYLGSDAASFVQGAVLPVDGGRTAV; this comes from the coding sequence ATGGGTTCGCTTGATCTGACCGGACGCGTGGCCCTGGTGACCGGGGCGACCAGCGGCATCGGCGCCGCCACCGCGACGCTGCTGGCCCAGCGCGGAGCACACGTACTGGTCGCCGGCCGCGACAGCTCCCGCGGCGAGTCAGTGGTCGCCGCCATCCGCGGCCGCGCAGGCAAGGCCGACTTCATCGCCGCCGACCTGCGCGAGGCGCAGTCGGTGCGACAACTCGCGCGGCGGGCAGTGGAACTGGGCGACGGCCGGGTCGACATCCTGGTGAACAACGCGGGCGTCTACCCGTTCGGGCCCACCGACGAGGCAACGGAGAGCGAGGTCGACACCGTCTACGCGCTCAATGTGAAGGCGCCGTTCCACCTGGTGGCGGAACTCGCGCCGGCGATGGCCGAGCGGGGCAGCGGCGCGATCGTCAACGTGAGCACCATGGTCGCCGCGTACGGGGCCGTGGGCATGGCCCTGTACGGGTCGAGCAAGGCAGCCGTGGAGCTGCTGACCAAGGCGTGGGCGGCCGAGTACGGCCCGCGCGGGGTACGGGTCAACGCCGTGCGCCCCGGGCCGGTACGCACGGAAGGCACGGCCGGCATGGGGGAAGACCTCGACGCCCTGGCCGCCCAGGCCCCAGCCGGCCGACCGGCCGAGCCGGAGGAGATCGCCGATGCCGTCGCCTACCTGGGCAGCGACGCGGCGAGCTTCGTCCAGGGCGCCGTGCTCCCCGTGGACGGCGGCCGCACAGCCGTCTGA